The sequence TCTGCTCGAGCATTTTGCCCATGTCGCCCAGATTCATTTTGTCAAACATCAGATCTCGTGCAGTACATCCGTGATGCCGTTATCGTCGTCAACAAGGACGACGGTCGGCTTGTAGGTTTCCAACTCACTCTCGTCAAAGGTCGCATAAGCGACGATGATCACCTTGTCCCCTTTGTGCACCTTGCGCGCCGCCGCCCCGTTGAGGCAGATGTCGCGTTTGCCGCGTTCACCAAGGATGATGTAGGTTGAGAAGCGCTCGCCGTTGTTGATATTGAGGATCTCCACTTTCTGGCCTACCCGCATGCGGGAGGCTTCGAGCAGCTCCTCGTCAATCGTGATGGAACCGACGTAGTTGAGGTTCGCATCCGTGACGGTGGCACGGTGAATTTTGCTGTAAAGCATTTCGATCGTCATGTATGTTTTATCTTCCCATCTGCTGCTGCATTGTTTCCGGCGAGATCGGTGCATCCCACAGTTCGCCCGGAATGATGTACTCTTCGACCGGCGTCCCGCCGATGATGTGTTCATCGATAATGCGCGTGATTTTGTCTTTGTTCAGACCGGCGTACATAAAATGTCCCGGTTCGACCAACATCACCGGGCCGACGTTACAGCGGTTAAGACACGCCGTACGGACCGGTTGTACTGTCGCAATTATACCCTTTTGCATCAAAGTCTGTGCTAAATGCTGGAAAAGATCCTGTGTCTGCGGGTTTACGCAGGACGGTTTGGGCATTCCCGGAGGGGAAGATTGCTCGCATTTGAAAATATAGAAAGCCGGCTGTGGTACACCCATGGTATTCTCCGTGTTGAATAGAATTTGAAAAAACTCGCGTATTATAGCCAACGGTCAAGCCGGCCGAATTTAGCGAAAAAGTTAGTGGGAAGGCTTAAGACAACGCCGAAGGCGCTGCTTACGGCGTGACAGTGACCGTCAGCGAGGCATTGACGTCGTAACGCGTCACGTTGATATCGAGGGTGCCATTGGCATCCCCCGTATAGAGGGTACCGTTCTGCTCCAGGGTCGCGTTGCTCTCCCCGGCATTGCCCAGTATCCACGTCATGCTCTCGGTCACGTCCAGCGTCGTATTGTCGTCAAAGGTTCCCAGCGCCTGGAGTTGCAACGTCTGTTCCTGCGAAAGGTTCGTCTCGTTGTTCTCGATGGAGAGCGTGACCGAGGTGAGGGCATGGACGTGGATGACGGCCGTGTCGAAGAACTGGTTGTAGCTGCCGGTGATCTCGACATCACCGCCGTCGCTGCCCCCCTCGACAAGCCCGTTGATGTCAACCGTCGCGATCGAACTGTTGGATTCGCTCCAGTCAATAAACTCTGTGACGTTGCTGTCGGGAACGCCGTTCGTGTAGGAAGCGACGGCGTTCATCTGCACCTTCCGGGTCGCGTAGAACGTCGTGGCGTTCGCCTCGACGGCGATCGACGCGATATCACCGGCCAGCGGCGTGTTGCTGTTCTCGCCACAGCCGACGAGCAGCCATGTGGCGGCAATAAGTATCCCTCTGCTGTACATGCCCTCTCCTAAAAACGGTAGTTGATGCCGATGTACGGCTCGAAGATGGACGAGGCCGTCTCCGTCTGGTTGCTGATCATATCAGCATCTTCCCAGCTTTTGGCCCGGTAGATGACGGAGGCCTCCAGGTCAAACCCGAGTCCCAAGGGCAGATAGGAGCCGAGACCGGCGAAAAAGCTGCCCGAGCTGACCGATTTCGTCAGCGTGCGGCGCACCTCAAGCTCGCCGGCACCGAACCCGAGTTTGAAAAAGGGGTAGAAGCCCATATCAAAATCGAAGGCCTTGATGAGGCTGATGTCGAAATAGATGTAGTCGGTATCGCGTTCCGAGAAGATATTCTTATCGTAGCGGCCGTACCCCAGGTCGACTTCGACCGCGTACCCGCGGATGTCGCCGTAGCCCGCCTTGAGCTGTACGCCCTGCAGCGTTGCCGACGTTGTACGGTCGGACGTTCCGGGGTTCTCGACACGGAAATCCTCGCTCCCCGCAATGCCCCCGAGACCGACATGCAACGTCGCGTCGGCATGCAGTACCCCGAGGCACAGCGCCGTAATAACCAAAAAACGTTTCACCCTACCGCCTTTTTTAACCGTAATGATAGTCAAACCTCACTTAACAGTGAACGAATGACCTCACGGTCGTCGAAAGGAAACTGCTTGTCGTAGATGATCTGGTACTGCTCGTCCCCTTTTCCGAGGACGACGACGACTTCGTCCCCGCTGCGCGTTTCGAGCGCCTTGGCGATTGCCGCTTTGCGGTTGGGTTCGACCACGGCCTTCTCCGGGTGGGTCATCCCGCCGAGGATATCCGCGATGATCGCATCGGGGTCTTCGCTGCGCGGGTTGTCGCTGGTGATAAAGACCTTCTTGGCAAGGTTCTCCGCCACCCGGCCCATCAGGGGGCGTTTGGAGCGGTCGCGGTCGCCCCCCGCCCCGAAGACGACCAGCATCTCCTTCTCTTTGAGGGCATTGAGCACCTGCGCCATCCCGTCAGGGGTGTGGGCGAAATCGACGATGACCAGCGGGGATTCGCTGACCACCTCCATCCGGCCGCTCACGCCGGCGAATCCGCTGACGGCGTCGCAGACCGCTTCGAGGTCCTCGCCGGTCACGAGGTGGACCGCTGCGACGGCTGCGGTCAAATTATAGACGTTGAAAAAACCGTGCATCGGGCTGTGGAAGGTGTGGACCTTCCCGAAGTGCTGCACGACGGCGCTGATACCGTCGTTGAGCGAATAGGCCACCACCTTGTAGGTCGCCGGGTTCTCCGCCCCGTAGGTAAAGGCGTTTTTGATGTTGAAATCCGCTTTCGCTTCATCCTTATTGATCAGTTTCTTCCCTTCGTCGGTGAAGAAGCTGTTTTTGACGCGTATGTACTCCTCGAGCGTTTCATGGTAATCGAGGTGGTCCTGGGTGATGTTGGTCAGGATCTTCAGCGCGAAATCGATCCCCTCAGCCCGCGCCTGGACGATGGCGTGGGAACTCACCTCCATGACGAAGTATTCACATCCCGCGGCGACCGCCTGGTAGATATGGCGGTAGGTCTCCAGCAGCGTCGGTGTCGTGAGGCTTTTCCCCTCCACGACGGCATCGTTCATGAAAAAGCCGCGGGTCCCCTGCATTGCCGCTTTGTGACCGAGGTCCAGCAGGATGGAGTAGACGGCGCTCGCCGTCGTCGTCTTGCCGTTGGTACCGGTGATCCCGATCACCTTGATGCGGTCAAGACCGAAGAGGGAGGCAACGTCGGCGGGGGAGATGATGGAGTGGGCGCCGCGTGCCTTCGCATCGTCCAGGTAGCGGCGGTTAAGTCCGGTGAGAACGAACGCCGTCTCAGCGTCGCACTCCGCGGAGTTTTCCGTTACAAAACGGAACGGCTGATCAGGAAGCGCTATCTTCAACCGGGCGGCTCTTCAGAATGTCGCGCAGCAGGGCGCGCAGTTGGTCGTCGTTAGGGTACATGGAGAGGGCCGTCTCGATGTAATTCATGGCCATCTTGTGGTACCCGTGGCTGTTCAGCTGGCTGAGGAAGTCGATGAACTCCTCTTTTTCGGTGATCAGCACCCGTGTGGAGAACATGATATTCTCGAAAATCATTTTGAAATCCCCCTGCTCTTTGACGAGCTGGCGGAAATCGTCGTAGAGAATCCCGTCTTCGTAATCCAGGCGCTGGCGCATCGGTTCGGTAAAGAGTGAGGTGAGCTGGTCGACCGTCCCGTCCATTGTCTGCAGGATCTCGGCGATGACCGTATCGGCCTGTTCCGCATCCTCTTCACGCAGGACTTCGTAGTAGTCGAACAGCGCCTCGGCCGCCTCTTCGCCGCTCATCGCCATCTCGGCGAGAATCGCGCCGTTAAAGGCCTCTTTGGATTCGGGGTAATCCTGGAGTACCTGCGCGTATTGACGCAATGCCTCTTCATAATTTTCCTGGTTGAAACTTTCGTTAGCAAGGGCAAGCGTTTTATATTTGTTGACTGGTTTCATGCTCTTCCTTCTTTCAAAAATCGTATGCATTTCTCTCTCTAGAGATAATCTATTATAACGTATTTTTTGTTATCTCTCGACGGGCGCCTACACGGCGTCCATCTGGTTTTCCATGCCCATGGGCAGGTTAACGACACTCAGCTCGGGGTGGATATCCATGCGCAGCTGGCGCTCGACCCCGTATTTAAGGGTATTGCCCGAGCTCCCGCACCCGACACACGCTCCGCCGAGCTGCACGTAGACAACACCGTTCTTGACGCCCAGCAGTTTGATGTCACCGCCGTCGAGCGCCAGAGAGGGGCGTACCTTTTCGATGACGTTTTTCACCGGATCATACAGTTCTTCATCTGTAAACGGAATCATATATGATTGTCCTTTTTTCGACACCTGTCGACAATTTTATGATCATAAAATAGGAAAAATGCGCTTAACAAGTCATAAATTTAACGAGGAGACGCCGATCCCTCAGTCAACGGGAAAGGCTTCGAGTATTGTGGCTACATAACGCGGTTTGCGCATGCCCAGCAGGACGACGTCAATTTCCGGCCGTTGCAGCAAAAAAGCCAGCGCGCACTCCTGCAGGGGACGCTCACACGTTTCGAGCTGCGGCCCTATGGCATCGCGTACTTTCAGGCTGCACTCATGGGCTACGGCGGCGCCGTAGGCCTCCAGGAAGAGTACCAGCTGCTGTGCGAGTGCACCGCGTTCGGCCTCGCCGAGCTTTTCGAGCACCTGGCGGATGTGCGGCATCACCTGGCCGTAGAGGAACGACTCGTATTCGCCGACCCAGCCGAAACGGTGTTTGACTTCGTCGAGCTGCTGAATCAGGTTCCCAAGCGATGCCAGGGCTTCGTGATCGCACAGCTGCAGCAGTTCGTTGAGGTGCGCATCGTACGACGGCGAAGGGGGATAGTCCGCCAGCCGGTACATCTGCGTGCCGTGCTGGGCGTTCAGGGGACGGTTGGAAAGCACCCGCAGTCCGTGTTCCTTCGCCCATGCCGCACATTTGAGCCCCTCCGTTTCCAACAGGTTGAGCGGCAGCTGCACCGTCGTAAAGTGGTTGTGCTCGTTACCCGCACTTTCCGCGGCGTGGATCGCCAGGGCGACCAGATCCTCGTAGGGGAGGAATTCCGGGTCAGACGCTGCTTTGGCGAAGCTGTTCGAACTGACGCCGTAGCCGTCGATCTTCCCGGCAGCCGCCGCTTTTTCCAGGGCAACAAAGGCGCGGTAGAGGCGGTCGTTCATCACATCGAGCACCTCGCTGCGCTCCTGCCCTTTGTTCAGGGCATCCAGCAGGAAGTACTCCGGGTTGTGGATCAGGTAGCACTCCAGCGACGATGCCTGCAGCCGTTCCAGCGAACGTTCCAGCTGGTCCCACATGAAATCGGGGTGGATGCAGTGGAAAACGTGCGGGGCGTATTCGACGACCTCTTCGAACTGCTCCCCCGCTTCCAGGCGCGCCATCGTGCTGCCCTGGATATAGCCGAATTTGCTGACGATCTGCACACGCTCCCGGGCGTCGTCCTCCATGAAACGCAGCGCCTTGGCGATGGCGCGCTCCGCCCCGCCGTCCATGTAGTTGGTCGAGGTATCGATAAGTCTGACCCCTGCGCTCACGGCCATACGCAGCGCCTCGATATGTTCGGGGTTCTCATCGCTGACACGGTAGGTGCCGAAACCGATCTCTGCCATTGCTTCTCCCTTTGAAACGGTGCCGCGCATATCCTCTGGATGCCGGGCAGCCCCTGCTTTTGATTACCGAAGGATGCCATAGCCCCCTTTAGCCTTTCCTGCCTAGCCCGCGACCGCCGCTTCGAAATAGGCGCCGACGTCGCGAATCCGCCCGCCGCTGCCGTCCCGGACATCCAGACGCGTATGATCCAGCTCCCCAAGCGAATGCACCCCCATAACCGCCATCAGTCCCCGTATCCCCTCCTGCAGATGCCGGTGGTAGTTTGCGACCCTGTGCGCCTTTTGTGCAATGAGGAAAGAGGCGCGTTTTTTACGGTCCTGCGTGGCAAGCCCGACGGGGCAGTGACGCCCGTTGGCCCCCGAGCACTCCCGGGCACGGATACAGCCTGCCGACATCATGAAGGCGCGGGCGATCGCAACATAGTCCGCCCCGAGGGCCAGCAGGAGCGTCGCATCGTCCGGCGTCAACACTTTCTCGCTGGCGATGACTTTCACCTTCTCCCGGGCCCCGATACGTTTGAGGTCGCGGTCGACGACATAGAGGGCTTTTTGCAGCGTCATACCGACACTCATCATCATTTCCAGCGGCGCCGCGCCGCTGCCGCCGTCGGCACCGTCGACGGTGATGAAGTCAGGGAAGGCCTCCGATCCTTCCGCCAGACGGGTCTCGATCAGTGCTGCGTACGGTTCAAACGACACTGCGGAGGCGAGCACGATCTTGATCCCGACCGGTTTCTCCGAGAGCCGTTTAAGCTCCCCGATGAAATCGAAGAGCTCCTCCAGGGTCCTGGCGTAAGGGAAACGGTTTGGACTGTTGATATCCCTGAAGGGTTCGATACCCCGGTAGTAGGCGACGGCATCGGTGACTTTCTCCGCCAAAAGCTTCCCGCCCGTCTGTTTTGCCCCCTGGGCAAGTTTAATCTCCGTCATCCGGCAGAAACGCATCACCTTTCGGTAGCGTTCCGCATCAAATTTCCCCTCGTTGTCACGGACGCCGTAAAGCCCGCTGCCCATCTGGAAGATGATGTCGGGCAGGTCCCCCGGGACGGTTTCCGGAAACGCCTCGAGCGGTGCATTCCAGTCGATTCGGTAGCAGTTCAGCGATACGGGATCGAACAGATAGGTCTCCTCCTCTTTGGGCTGCAGCACCATGTGGCGGTAGACCCGTTCGGCGATCGCCGGATTGACAAGCAGCCGCATCAGCCGGTAGACGCCCCTCGCGAAAAGGGTTCCCCGCTTCGCCTGCATGTAGCGGCAGTTTTTGGGGTCGTAACGGTGTGTCATGAGAAAATTGGACGTCAGACCGCCCTCCCCCGTGTTAATGGGAAAATTGCCCAGGAACGCGCCCCAGGCAAACGCCTTGGTCCCTTCGGGCGATATGGCGCCGTCACTCATCGCCGAGCGCCCCACGACCGATGCGGCCGTGAAGGGAAACCGCACACCGCTGCCGAAAGTGACACTGAAATGCTCGGAGACTTCCTCCCTGTTCAGGACGATATTCGCGTTTTTCAGTACCAGGCGCGTGCCATGAAGAGGCTGGCCGGGCGAGAAAGAGGAGACAAGCCCCTTGTTCTCCGCCGCATTGTAGACCCATCTGACCTTGTCGAAGGAGTCAAAAAACTCCTCGTCACCGAAATACTGCCGCATCGGGTCGCGCAAGGCGTAGAAGACGTAGCGCATCCGTCCGATCAGCGGGTAGTTGATGAGCAGCTGGTTTTCACGCTGGATATAACGGTCGTAGATCAGGACGACTACGGCCAGCAGCAGCAGGACCGTCCCCGTACCTTGAAGCAGGAAAGTCAGGATGGGAAACGAGTGCTCACCCTGGATAAAGTCGAGAAGCTGGTCCATTTCAATTGCCTTTGAAAAGCAGGTGATCCAGACTGTACCTTCCCGGGCCGTGGCTGAGGAAAAGACCGAGGAAGATGAAATAGTAGAGCGGGATTTCGAAACCGCTTTTGCTGCACTCGAACCCGTTGGGGAGGTGGACCGTAATAATCGCCGTCACCATAATAATCATCAACGGTACCGAAATCAGGCGTGTCAAAAACCCCAGCGCCAGCAGTACCACCCCGATAACCTCGACCGACGAGACAAGATAGGCGGTAAAAAGCGGAAGCGGGTAGCCCAGCACACCGAACCACTCTGCCGTTGCATCGATCGCTTCCCATTTGAGGTGGGCGGCTTCCGTAAAGCCTGTGGCCACCGCCAGCCGCGCCGCCAACAGGAACAGGCTGGAACCGTATTCGCCCAGCCGCGAGAACTCCCCGTAGAACTTTCCGAACTGCATGAGCGCTCCTTTGAAGCCTTCTGCTCCATTGTAGCAAAAAGGCTCCCAAATGCTAAGACGTTCGGATCATTTGGCATAAATGCCCCGATACCGTAAGGGGAATGGCGGCGGGGACGGGGAGCGGCCTCAGTACCCTTCAGGGCCGTCGTGACAGTCGTAACAGCTGACCATGTGACCGGCTTTGAACTCCGTTGTTCCCCATGACGTCGTGTAGCTGCGTTCAGAGGATGTCCTGGAAAGTATGCTCCCCCGGTAATCATCCCCGTGACACGCTTTACACGATGCGCGGTCGTGGTTTGCCACGGTGCTGTGCGGGTAAACCTCCGATTGAAATACCGTGTGCATGCCATGCGGGCCTGCATCGTGGGTATACGGTACGGTGTCATGGCAGGCCGTACACTCGGCCACCGTCCCTCTATGTCCCTGAACCGTCATGCTCTGGATATTGTCCTCATCATGCGAACTCGGGTAGATCGCGTGGGTCGAACCGTGGCAGGCTGAACACTGCATGCTGCCGTGGCCCGTGCTGTAGCGGTAGAGGCTGACCCCCGCCGCCGGCGTATCCGGGTTCGTCGCAAAGCGCGTATCGAGCGCCTCGCGCAGCGTGCCTGTGCTCATGTCCGTCACCGCCGTCTCATACCGCATGCCCTCCTGGTGGCATGCCTGGCAGTTCGGCTCCTCCAGCCATCCGCTGCGCGCATGGGCCCCGACCGCATTCATCGTGCCGTGGCAGCTCTGGCACTGGATGTTGCTCTGTTTGCCCATGGCACCGCGCAGACACTTCGTCGTCGCGCCCGGATGGCAGCGGTAGCAGGCGTCGCGGTTGGTCGAGCTGTTCAGCGTCAATCCGTTGTCCGGGTCTTTCACCTCCGAATGCAACGCATGGATCGCCTCCGTCAACGGCTTGATGCCGGCAATGCCCGTACCCGGAAGCGCATTGCTGCCGTGGCAGGTCGCGCAGAGCACCGGGTTGGCGTTTTTTGCCGTCGGGTAAAGCCCTGCATCGTCATAGCCGTTATAGCCGGCCGTCTTCAGCTCCGGTTGATGGTCCGATACCGCTGTCGGGAACTTTTCGTCGTGCAGCCGTAGGATATTCCATTTGAAATCCTTCTCGGCATCGGTGTCTTGTTCCCATCCCCCCGCCGGCCGTGCCGCAACGTATCCGCTCGACGACCCGTGGCAGGCCCGGCAGTCCATCTCGTCGCTGACCGGCAGCACCACCATCGTCGTCGCCAGGAGCGTGCCCGAAGTATCTTTGGCCGCGACACGGACCATCGGGTAATAGTTCTTGCTGCCGTCGTCATTATAGGGCGTCATCGGCAGCCCCGTCGCT is a genomic window of Sulfurimonas sp. HSL1-2 containing:
- the panD gene encoding aspartate 1-decarboxylase, which gives rise to MTIEMLYSKIHRATVTDANLNYVGSITIDEELLEASRMRVGQKVEILNINNGERFSTYIILGERGKRDICLNGAAARKVHKGDKVIIVAYATFDESELETYKPTVVLVDDDNGITDVLHEI
- a CDS encoding (2Fe-2S) ferredoxin domain-containing protein; translated protein: MGVPQPAFYIFKCEQSSPPGMPKPSCVNPQTQDLFQHLAQTLMQKGIIATVQPVRTACLNRCNVGPVMLVEPGHFMYAGLNKDKITRIIDEHIIGGTPVEEYIIPGELWDAPISPETMQQQMGR
- a CDS encoding Ig-like domain-containing protein → MYSRGILIAATWLLVGCGENSNTPLAGDIASIAVEANATTFYATRKVQMNAVASYTNGVPDSNVTEFIDWSESNSSIATVDINGLVEGGSDGGDVEITGSYNQFFDTAVIHVHALTSVTLSIENNETNLSQEQTLQLQALGTFDDNTTLDVTESMTWILGNAGESNATLEQNGTLYTGDANGTLDINVTRYDVNASLTVTVTP
- a CDS encoding outer membrane beta-barrel protein: MKRFLVITALCLGVLHADATLHVGLGGIAGSEDFRVENPGTSDRTTSATLQGVQLKAGYGDIRGYAVEVDLGYGRYDKNIFSERDTDYIYFDISLIKAFDFDMGFYPFFKLGFGAGELEVRRTLTKSVSSGSFFAGLGSYLPLGLGFDLEASVIYRAKSWEDADMISNQTETASSIFEPYIGINYRF
- a CDS encoding UDP-N-acetylmuramoyl-L-alanyl-D-glutamate--2,6-diaminopimelate ligase encodes the protein MKIALPDQPFRFVTENSAECDAETAFVLTGLNRRYLDDAKARGAHSIISPADVASLFGLDRIKVIGITGTNGKTTTASAVYSILLDLGHKAAMQGTRGFFMNDAVVEGKSLTTPTLLETYRHIYQAVAAGCEYFVMEVSSHAIVQARAEGIDFALKILTNITQDHLDYHETLEEYIRVKNSFFTDEGKKLINKDEAKADFNIKNAFTYGAENPATYKVVAYSLNDGISAVVQHFGKVHTFHSPMHGFFNVYNLTAAVAAVHLVTGEDLEAVCDAVSGFAGVSGRMEVVSESPLVIVDFAHTPDGMAQVLNALKEKEMLVVFGAGGDRDRSKRPLMGRVAENLAKKVFITSDNPRSEDPDAIIADILGGMTHPEKAVVEPNRKAAIAKALETRSGDEVVVVLGKGDEQYQIIYDKQFPFDDREVIRSLLSEV
- a CDS encoding NifU family protein codes for the protein MIPFTDEELYDPVKNVIEKVRPSLALDGGDIKLLGVKNGVVYVQLGGACVGCGSSGNTLKYGVERQLRMDIHPELSVVNLPMGMENQMDAV
- a CDS encoding aldo/keto reductase encodes the protein MAEIGFGTYRVSDENPEHIEALRMAVSAGVRLIDTSTNYMDGGAERAIAKALRFMEDDARERVQIVSKFGYIQGSTMARLEAGEQFEEVVEYAPHVFHCIHPDFMWDQLERSLERLQASSLECYLIHNPEYFLLDALNKGQERSEVLDVMNDRLYRAFVALEKAAAAGKIDGYGVSSNSFAKAASDPEFLPYEDLVALAIHAAESAGNEHNHFTTVQLPLNLLETEGLKCAAWAKEHGLRVLSNRPLNAQHGTQMYRLADYPPSPSYDAHLNELLQLCDHEALASLGNLIQQLDEVKHRFGWVGEYESFLYGQVMPHIRQVLEKLGEAERGALAQQLVLFLEAYGAAVAHECSLKVRDAIGPQLETCERPLQECALAFLLQRPEIDVVLLGMRKPRYVATILEAFPVD
- a CDS encoding FMN-binding glutamate synthase family protein, which codes for MDQLLDFIQGEHSFPILTFLLQGTGTVLLLLAVVVLIYDRYIQRENQLLINYPLIGRMRYVFYALRDPMRQYFGDEEFFDSFDKVRWVYNAAENKGLVSSFSPGQPLHGTRLVLKNANIVLNREEVSEHFSVTFGSGVRFPFTAASVVGRSAMSDGAISPEGTKAFAWGAFLGNFPINTGEGGLTSNFLMTHRYDPKNCRYMQAKRGTLFARGVYRLMRLLVNPAIAERVYRHMVLQPKEEETYLFDPVSLNCYRIDWNAPLEAFPETVPGDLPDIIFQMGSGLYGVRDNEGKFDAERYRKVMRFCRMTEIKLAQGAKQTGGKLLAEKVTDAVAYYRGIEPFRDINSPNRFPYARTLEELFDFIGELKRLSEKPVGIKIVLASAVSFEPYAALIETRLAEGSEAFPDFITVDGADGGSGAAPLEMMMSVGMTLQKALYVVDRDLKRIGAREKVKVIASEKVLTPDDATLLLALGADYVAIARAFMMSAGCIRARECSGANGRHCPVGLATQDRKKRASFLIAQKAHRVANYHRHLQEGIRGLMAVMGVHSLGELDHTRLDVRDGSGGRIRDVGAYFEAAVAG
- a CDS encoding DoxX family protein: MQFGKFYGEFSRLGEYGSSLFLLAARLAVATGFTEAAHLKWEAIDATAEWFGVLGYPLPLFTAYLVSSVEVIGVVLLALGFLTRLISVPLMIIMVTAIITVHLPNGFECSKSGFEIPLYYFIFLGLFLSHGPGRYSLDHLLFKGN